The following coding sequences are from one Onychomys torridus chromosome 14, mOncTor1.1, whole genome shotgun sequence window:
- the Gpr22 gene encoding G-protein coupled receptor 22 — translation MTSCINLWKTTMVSQKAHKATANRGNTNCSKRMCFSPVLEINMQSESNITVRDDMDDIDTNMYQPLSYPLSFQVSLTGFLMLEIVLGLGSNLTVLVLYCMKSNLINSVSNIITMNLHVLDVIICVGCIPLTIVILLLSLESNTALICCFHEACVSFASVSTAINVFAITLDRYDISVKPANRILTMGRAVMLMTSIWIFSFFSFLIPFIEVNFFSLQSGNPWENKTLLCVSTSEYYTELGMYYHLLVQIPIFFFTVIVMLITYTKILQALNIRIGTRFTTGQKKKARKKKTISLTTHETRDMPHSSGGRNVVFGVRTSVSVIIALRRAVKRHRERRERQKRVFRMSLLIISTFLLCWTPISVLNTTILCLGPSDLLVKLRLCFLVMAYGTTIFHPLLYAFTRQKFQKVLKSKMKKRVVSIVEADPMPNNAVIHNSWIDPKRNKKVTYEDSEIREKCLVPQVVTD, via the exons ATGACATCATGTATCAATTTGTGGAAAACTACCATGGTGAGCCAAAAGGCCCATAAGGCCACCGCAAACAG GGGAAACACAAACTGCTCCAAAAGAATGTGTTTTTCTCCTGTTCTGGAAATCAACATGCAGTCTGAATCAAACATTACAGTTCGAGATGACATGGATGACATCGACACCAATATGTACCAACCACTATCATACCCATTAAGCTTTCAAGTATCTCTCACTGGATTTCTCATGTTAGAAATTGTGTTGGGACTTGGCAGCAACCTTACTGTATTGGTACTTTACTGCATGAAATCCAACTTAATCAACTCGGTCAGTAACATTATCACAATGAATCTCCATGTACTTGATGTAATAATTTGCGTGGGATGTATTCCTCTAACTATAGTGATCCTTCTGCTCTCACTGGAGAGTAACACTGCACTCATCTGCTGTTTCCATGAAGCTTGTGTTTCCTTTGCAAGTGTTTCAACAGCAATCAACGTTTTTGCTATCACTCTGGACAGATACGACATCTCTGTGAAACCTGCAAACAGAATTCTGACAATGGGCAGAGCTGTAATGCTAATGACATCcatttggattttttctttcttctcattcctGATTCCCTTCATTGAAGTAAATTTCTTCAGTCTTCAAAGTGGAAATCCATGGGAAAACAAGACATTGTTGTGTGTCAGTACAAGTGAGTACTACACTGAACTGGGGATGTATTACCACCTTCTAGTTCAGATCCCCATTTTCTTCTTCACAGTCATAGTGATGTTGATCACATACACCAAGATACTTCAGGCTCTTAACATCCGGATAGGCACCAGATTCACAACAGGGCAGAAGAAGAAAGCTCGGAAGAAAAAGACAATCTCTCTAACCACACATGAGACTAGAGATATGCCACACAGCAGTGGAGGGAGAAACGTCGTCTTTGGTGTGAGAACTTCAGTTTCTGTAATAATAGCCCTCCGGCGTGCTGTGAAACGCCACCGGGAACGACGAGAAAGGCAGAAAAGAGTCTTCAGAATGTCGTTATTGATTATTTCTACATTTCTTCTCTGTTGGACAccaatttctgttttaaataccACCATTTTGTGTTTAGGCCCAAGTGACCTTTTAGTAAAATTAAGATTGTGTTTTCTAGTCATGGCTTATGGAACAACTATATTCCACCCTCTCTTGTATGCATTCACCAGACAAAAATTTCAAAAggtcttaaaaagcaaaatgaaaaaacgAGTTGTTTCCATAGTTGAAGCTGATCCCATGCCTAATAATGCTGTAATACACAACTCATGGATAGAtcctaaaagaaacaaaaaggttACCTATGAAGACAGTGAAATAAGAGAGAAATGTTTAGTACCTCAGGTTGTTACAGACTAG